The nucleotide window GTCACCCGGATCTGGTTCCATACGACCCGGTTCGCCGGGGGCAGACTTCAAGGTCACCTTCCAGGCCAGTCCGGCACGGGGGGTGTCTGTGACCGCCGGCGAGGGGTCTCACTCCCCTTTCCCCAACCCGGGGACGGCGGTGTACCCCTCCGCCCAGCCGGTCACCCGGGAGGCGGAGATCACGAGCGCGAGGTACAGTAGGGCCGTCAGCCCGAACACGGCGGTGTACTTGAAGTTCTCGGCCGCGATCTGGCTGGCGGTGTCGAACATCTCCGGGGCCGTGACGAACGCCGCCAGCGAGGAGTACTTGATGAGGTAGACGAGCTCGTTCGACCACCCGGGAATGGCGAACCGGAGCGCCTGCGGGAGCACGACGAACCGGATCGCCGCGGGCTGCGACAGCCCGACCGCGCGCCCGGCCTCCAGCTGCCCGGCGTCGACGCTCTCGATGGCGCCGCGGACGTACTCCGCCTGGTAGGCGGCGCTGTTGATCACGAACCCCAGCGTCGCCACCGCGACCGCCCGGTTCGCCAACACGGGGTCGAGCGCCGACGGAACGGCCGCAGAGAGATTGAGCCCGTAGTACAACACGAACAGCTGCGCGAGCAACGGCGTCCCGCGCAGCAGTTCCGTCACCCCCAGTGAGATCCACGCGGACACACGGCCGTACACCCGGGCGACCGCCAACGGCACGGCGAACACGAACCCGACCGCGATGCCGACGACCGTCATCACGACGGTGAGCCAGGCGGCGTTGGCCAACGCCGGCAGCGTGTCCAGCGCGAACGCGACGGGGTCGGTCACGCCCGCGACGACCGGGAGGGCGTCGCCGACCCCCCGAACGGCCGCCGGCGCGAAGAACGACTCCCCCGCCGAGACGACGACCCCGCCCAGCCAGTCGTTCAGCCACCGAGCGAGGAGGTACAGCCAGAAGACGGCGAGTCCGGCGACGACCCCAGTGCGGCGGCCGACGCCGTCGGCGACGACCGTGCGGACGCTGCGCGTGTCGGCGGCCGACTCTGCGCTCGCGTCCGCGCCGCTCACGGCTCCCTCCCGTCCAGGTTCGTCAGCCGGCCGAGGAACTCCGTCGTCCGGCGCTCCGTCGGCTCCTCGAACAGCTGTTCCGGTGGGCCACGCTCCACGATCACGCCGTCTTCCAGGAACAACAGCTCCGAGGCGACGGAGCGGGCGAACTCCATCTCGTGGGTGACGACCAACATCGTCGTGTCGCGGTCGGCCAGCTCCCGCATCACGCGCAGCACCTCGCCGATCAGCTCCGGGTCGAGCGCGCTCGTCGGCTCGTCGAACAGGAGGAGCTTCGGCTCCATCGCCAGCGCCCGTGCGATCCCGACCCGTTGCTTCTGGCCGCCGGACAGCTCGCCCGGGTACGACTCCGTCTGGTCGCCCAGGCCGACCTGTTCCAGTTGCTCGTGGGCGCGGGCCTCGGCGTCTTCGGTCGACTGCCCCAAGACTCGTCGCGGACCGAGAGCGACGTTGTCCAACGCGGTGAGGTGGGCGAACAGGTTGAAGTCCTGGAACACCATCCCGACCTGACGCCGGAGTTCGTCCACGTCTAGCGCCGACGTGTCCGTCCCGTCGAGCGTGATCGTGCCGCGCTCGAACTCCGCGAGGCGGTTGACACACCGCAGCATGGTGGACTTGCCGGAGCCGCTGGGGCCCACGAGAACGGTCACGTCTCCGCGGTCCATCGTGAGATCCACCCCCTCCAACACCTCCTCTTGCCCGTAGCGCTTGTGGAGGTCCGCGATCTCCAACAGTCGGTCGCCCGTCTCCGCCGGCCGTGACGTAGTGGTGTTTCGGCTCACGCGTTCCCCTCCGGGATCGAGAACCGCTCGTCGACGTAGTCCAGCGCCCGGTTCGTCCCGAACGTCAGGAGGAAGTAGATCAGGCTGGCGAACAGGATCACCTCCAGCACGGCGGTGGTCTGTCTGACGAACAGGTCGTAGCTGCGCGTCAGCAGCTCCGACAGCCCGATCGCGAACACGACGCTGGTGTCTTTCAGCACGATCGTCATCTCGTTCTGGAATCCGGGGACGCTCCGGCGCAGCGCCTGTGGCACCGCGACGTGCCGGATCGACTCCAGCCGGCTCATCCCGACGGACCGGGCCGCCTCCAGCTGCCCGTCGTCGACGCTCTGGAGGGCCCCCCGGAAGATCTGGCTCTGGTAGGCCGCACTCCGGAAGCCGAGCCCGAGAACGGCAGCGAGGAACCCGCCGGACACCTCGAGTCCGAGCAGCCGGAGGTCCGGCGTCGGCACGACGAAGAACATCACGATCAGGATGACGACGATGGGCGTCCCGCGCAACAGGGTCCCGAGAGCGGAGACGACGGCCGCGGACCGCCCTTCGCCGTACGTCTCGACGACACCTGCCGGCAGCCCCGCGAGGAAGCCGACCAGTAAGCTAACGACCGTCAGCGCGACCGTCAGCCAGGCTCCCGAGAGGAGGTAGTCGCGGTTCGCCCAGACGAACGCCCAGTCGTCGGGCGCGGTCTGGACGAGCGCCGTCGCCGCCTCCACGGCCGTGACGGCCGCCGCCGGGTCCGTCGGCACCGGTGTCACCCCGTGAAGTACTTGGCGGTCAGGTCCTCGTAAGTGCCCGACTCTCGGACGGCCGTCAGCCCCTCGCTGAGCGACGACTGGAGGTCGGAGTCGCCCTCCTGGACGGCGAAGCCGTAGTTCTCACCGGTCTCGTAGGTGAACGCCACGCTCACCGGACGCTGGGCGGCGAAGGTGTTGGCGACCGGCGTGTCTACGACCACCGCGTCCACGTTGCCGTTGACCAGGTCCTCTACCGCGAGCACGTAGCTGCCGTACGTGTTGAAGTCGGAACTCGCCAGGTCGCCGCCGTTCACGAGCTGTTCTTCGACGACGCCCGCGCCGGTCGTCCCCTCCTGTGCGCCGACGGCACCGCTCGCCAGGTCCGACAGCGCCGACGGCGCGAAGTCGCTGCCGTCGGCGACGAGGATCGCCTGATCGGCCGAGTAGTAGGAGTCCGAGAAGTCGACGGACTCGTCGCGGTCGTCCGTGATCGTCATCGCGGCCGCGACCACGTCCGCACGGTCGTTGCGCAGCGCCGGGATCAGGGAACTGAACTCGAACTCCTCCCAGCCGGCCAGCGTGTACTCCGTCTCCTCGACGACGGCGGTCAGCAGGTCCACGTCGAACCCGACCAGCTCACCCTCGTCGTTCTTCATCTCGAACGGCGGGAAGCCGGGCGCCGTCGCGGGGGTGATCTCCTCGGCGCCGCCGCCGGTGCCGGTCGCGCAGCCGGCGGTCGCGGTGATCCCCGCGACCCCACTCGCGCCGACGAGCTTCATGTACGTCCGCCTGTCCACAGTGTGTTCTGTACGAACCATACCCGCTTGCAGCGGTGGGCGGTGTAAATGGCTTTCTCC belongs to Halobaculum sp. MBLA0143 and includes:
- a CDS encoding amino acid ABC transporter permease, with protein sequence MSGADASAESAADTRSVRTVVADGVGRRTGVVAGLAVFWLYLLARWLNDWLGGVVVSAGESFFAPAAVRGVGDALPVVAGVTDPVAFALDTLPALANAAWLTVVMTVVGIAVGFVFAVPLAVARVYGRVSAWISLGVTELLRGTPLLAQLFVLYYGLNLSAAVPSALDPVLANRAVAVATLGFVINSAAYQAEYVRGAIESVDAGQLEAGRAVGLSQPAAIRFVVLPQALRFAIPGWSNELVYLIKYSSLAAFVTAPEMFDTASQIAAENFKYTAVFGLTALLYLALVISASRVTGWAEGYTAVPGLGKGE
- a CDS encoding amino acid ABC transporter ATP-binding protein codes for the protein MLEIADLHKRYGQEEVLEGVDLTMDRGDVTVLVGPSGSGKSTMLRCVNRLAEFERGTITLDGTDTSALDVDELRRQVGMVFQDFNLFAHLTALDNVALGPRRVLGQSTEDAEARAHEQLEQVGLGDQTESYPGELSGGQKQRVGIARALAMEPKLLLFDEPTSALDPELIGEVLRVMRELADRDTTMLVVTHEMEFARSVASELLFLEDGVIVERGPPEQLFEEPTERRTTEFLGRLTNLDGREP
- a CDS encoding amino acid ABC transporter permease; translation: MEAATALVQTAPDDWAFVWANRDYLLSGAWLTVALTVVSLLVGFLAGLPAGVVETYGEGRSAAVVSALGTLLRGTPIVVILIVMFFVVPTPDLRLLGLEVSGGFLAAVLGLGFRSAAYQSQIFRGALQSVDDGQLEAARSVGMSRLESIRHVAVPQALRRSVPGFQNEMTIVLKDTSVVFAIGLSELLTRSYDLFVRQTTAVLEVILFASLIYFLLTFGTNRALDYVDERFSIPEGNA
- a CDS encoding basic amino acid ABC transporter substrate-binding protein; the protein is MVRTEHTVDRRTYMKLVGASGVAGITATAGCATGTGGGAEEITPATAPGFPPFEMKNDEGELVGFDVDLLTAVVEETEYTLAGWEEFEFSSLIPALRNDRADVVAAAMTITDDRDESVDFSDSYYSADQAILVADGSDFAPSALSDLASGAVGAQEGTTGAGVVEEQLVNGGDLASSDFNTYGSYVLAVEDLVNGNVDAVVVDTPVANTFAAQRPVSVAFTYETGENYGFAVQEGDSDLQSSLSEGLTAVRESGTYEDLTAKYFTG